In a single window of the Streptomyces sp. CGMCC 4.7035 genome:
- a CDS encoding ABC transporter ATP-binding protein, translating to MAEPILEVSGLVKHYPLTRGILFKKQIGAVRAVDGVDFTLGRGETLGIVGESGCGKSTVARMLVNLEKPTAGSIRYKGEDITRLSGRALKSVRRNIQMVFQDPYTSLNPRMTVGDIIGEPYEIHPEVAPKGDRRRRVRELLDVVGLNPEFINRYPHQFSGGQRQRIGIARGLALRPEIIVADEPVSALDVSVQAQVVNLLEKLQSEFGLAYVFIAHDLSIVRHISDRVGVMYLGRIMEIGRDAEIYDHPTHPYTQALLSAVPVPDPGARRRRERIILSGDVPSPMDIPSGCRFRTRCWKARERCALEVPPLAVPEEFRPAAGPAAHDSACLFAEDKPMVPAQERPEEPPPAEEVRPDESA from the coding sequence ATGGCTGAGCCGATTCTTGAGGTCAGCGGGCTGGTCAAGCACTACCCGCTCACCCGGGGGATCCTCTTCAAGAAGCAGATCGGCGCGGTCAGGGCGGTCGACGGCGTCGACTTCACCCTCGGTCGGGGCGAAACCCTCGGCATCGTCGGCGAGTCCGGCTGCGGCAAGTCGACGGTCGCGAGGATGCTGGTCAATCTGGAGAAGCCGACGGCCGGTTCGATCCGGTACAAGGGCGAGGACATCACCAGGCTCTCCGGACGCGCCCTGAAGTCCGTGCGGCGCAACATCCAGATGGTGTTCCAGGACCCGTACACCTCCCTCAACCCCCGCATGACCGTGGGCGACATCATCGGGGAGCCGTACGAGATCCATCCCGAGGTGGCACCCAAGGGCGACCGGCGCCGACGGGTGCGGGAGCTGCTCGACGTGGTCGGGCTCAACCCCGAGTTCATCAACCGCTATCCGCACCAGTTCTCCGGCGGCCAGCGCCAACGCATCGGAATCGCACGGGGTCTGGCGCTGCGCCCGGAGATCATCGTCGCCGACGAACCGGTGTCCGCCCTCGACGTGTCCGTGCAGGCCCAGGTGGTCAACCTGCTGGAGAAACTCCAGAGCGAGTTCGGCCTGGCGTACGTGTTCATCGCGCACGACCTGTCGATCGTGCGGCACATCTCCGACCGGGTCGGGGTGATGTACCTGGGGCGGATCATGGAGATCGGCAGGGACGCGGAGATCTACGACCATCCGACGCACCCTTATACCCAGGCCCTGTTGTCCGCCGTGCCGGTGCCCGACCCGGGGGCGCGCCGGCGCCGGGAGCGGATCATCCTGAGCGGTGACGTGCCGTCCCCGATGGACATCCCCTCCGGCTGCCGTTTCCGTACGCGCTGCTGGAAGGCGCGGGAGCGGTGCGCTCTGGAGGTGCCGCCGCTCGCGGTGCCCGAGGAGTTCCGTCCGGCCGCGGGGCCGGCCGCCCACGACTCGGCGTGCCTCTTCGCGGAGGACAAGCCCATGGTGCCCGCGCAGGAACGGCCCGAAGAGCCGCCGCCCGCAGAGGAGGTGCGGCCCGATGAGTCTGCATAA